Genomic segment of Myxococcus stipitatus:
GCGACCTCACCTCGGCGATGATTGCCAACCAGATGAACGTGCTGAGCGCGGCGTACGCGAACACGCCGTTCAAGTTCACGTGGATGGAGACGACCCGCACGACGAACGCCGCCTGGTTCACGGGCATCGGCAACGCGACCACGGAGCGCGCCATCAAGACGGCCCTGCGCAAGGGCGGCAAGAACGCGCTGAACATCTACTCCGCGGCCCCCAGCGGCGGCCTCCTGGGCTGGGCGACGTTCCCCTCCAGCTACGCCAGCAACCCCATCATGGACGGCGTCGTGATCCTGCACTCCAGCGTGCCGGGCGGCAGCTCCGCGCCGTACAACCTGGGCGACACGGGCACGCACGAGGTCGGCCACTGGCTGGGCCTGTACCACACGTTCCAGGGCGGCTGCGCCAACCCGGGTGACTCCGTCAGCGACACGCCGGCCGAGGCCTCCGCCGCCTTCGGCTGCCCCACGGGCCGCAACACCTGCTCCGCCGCCGGTGTGGACCCCATCACCAACTTCATGGACTACACGGACGACTCCTGCATGAACTCGTTCACGGCGGGCCAGGTGGCCCGCATGGACTCGCAGGCGCTGACCTACCGCTGAAGCCAGACGCGCTGACTTCCTGAAGCACTCGACGCCGGGGCGCTCCTCACGCCCCGGCGTCGTCGTTTTTATGTATCCCCTCGCCGGACACCTGGGCTCCAATCGCGCGCCCATGACCGCGCTCGCCTTGCGTGAAGACCGATTCCTGGACGTCCTCCGGCGCCTCATCGCCCTGACGCCCCAGCTGCAGAACAACCCCTCCGCGGGACTGGTGCCCCAGGAGCGGCTCGCCGCCCAGGTGGTGCTGGACACGCTGGCGCCGCACATCGCCAGCGGCTTCATCCACGCGGAGTCCCTGGCCTCGCCGGGTAACGAGTCCCGCCCCAGCCTGGTGCTCACCGTGAAGGGCACGGGAGAGGGCGCGGTGGGCTTCGTCGGCGCGCACTTCGACGTGGTGCCCGCGGACCGGCAGGCGGAGGGCTGGGAGCATGACCCCTTCACGCTGTGGGAGGGCCCGGACGGGCTGCTCTACGGGCGCGGCGTCACCGACTGCCTGGGCCATGTCGCGGTGGCGACGGACCTGCTGGCGCAGCTGGCGGAGACGGGCACGCGCCCGCGCCGCACGCTGAAGGTGGTGCTCATCGCCAACGAGGAGTCCACGGACCTGCCGGGCCTGGGCCTGGGCTACGTCGCCGAGCAGGGCCGGCTGAAGGACCTCTCCGGGCAGCCGGTGTACT
This window contains:
- a CDS encoding zinc metalloprotease, translated to MSSVVRRSGRFAVVVGALVALSGCSNNAPESQGDTQPPAGGEQPTQQVLEARGCRVNPTHEEMADMERRYEQERVVSSYARPNGSVNIPVYFHVINKGTGVANGDLTSAMIANQMNVLSAAYANTPFKFTWMETTRTTNAAWFTGIGNATTERAIKTALRKGGKNALNIYSAAPSGGLLGWATFPSSYASNPIMDGVVILHSSVPGGSSAPYNLGDTGTHEVGHWLGLYHTFQGGCANPGDSVSDTPAEASAAFGCPTGRNTCSAAGVDPITNFMDYTDDSCMNSFTAGQVARMDSQALTYR